The DNA region GGCACCACCGCCGCCAACGCCCTGGCCAGGGAGGCCGATCTGGTGATCGGCGTCGGCACCCGCTGGAGCGACTTCACCACCGCTTCCCGCACCGCCTTCCAGGACCCCGGCGTCCGCTTCGTCAACCTCAACGTCGCCTCCTTCGACGCCGGCAAGCAGGCCGGCCTCGCGGTGGTCGCCGACGCGCGCGAGGCGCTGACCGCGCTCGCCGGCGCGCTGCGCGGCCACCGGGTGCCGCCCGCGTACGAGGAGCGGCAGGCCGCGCTGTGGGCGGACTGGGAGCGCCGCGTCGAGGCCGCCTACCACCCGCCGGCCGAGGTCACCGACCGCCTGGCGCCCGGACTGCTCACCCAGGGACAGGTCCTCGGCTGCGTCAACGAACTGGCCGACCCGCGCGACGTGGTGCTGTGCGCGGCCGGCTCCATGCCGGGCGACCTGCACAAGCTGTGGCGGGTCCGGGACCGCAAGGCGTACCACGTCGAGTACGGCTACTCCTGCATGGGGTACGAGATCCCCGGCGCGCTGGGGGTGCGGCTCGCCGACGACAGCCGCGACGTCTTCGCGATGGTCGGCGACGGCGGGTATCTGATGATGCCCACGGAGCTCGTCACCGCCGTGCAGGAGCGGGTCAAGGTGATCGTGGTCCTGGTGCAGAACCACGGCTTCCACTCGATCGGCTCGCTGTCGCAGTCGCTCGGCTCGCAGCGGTTCGGCACCCGCTACCGCTACCGGTCCGACGACGGGCGGCTGGACGGACCGCCGCTGCCCACCGATCTGGCCGCCAACGCCCGCAGCCTCGGCGCGCACGTCATCCAGGCGCGCTCGGCGGCCGAACTGGCGGACGCGGTCAAGCAGGCCAAGGCGTGGCCGGCGGACGGCGGCCCGGTCGTCGTGCACGTCGAGACCGACCCGCTGGTGCAGGCGCCGGACAGCGACAGCTGGTGGGACGTGCCGGTCGGCGAGGTCGCGGACCTGGAGTCCACCCGCGCGGCCCGCGCCGACTACGCAGGGCACAAGCGCGCCCAGCGCCCGCTGCTCGCGCCGCCGCGGTAGTCGTTCGGCAGCGGATCGGCTCTTCGGCGGCGACCGGGCGGCGGCACGCCGAGAAGGGAAGGTCCGGGCCCGCCGCGCGGGGGTCGCGACGGGCCCGGACGTCTCAGGGGGACGCGCCGGTCAGTCCTCGGCCCGGTCCTCGACGTAGGCGAACGTCTCGCACAGCGCCTGGATGTTGTCGCGCAGGTATGCGGTGGGCAGCGCCGCGTTCGGCGAGTAGAGCATCGGCTGCTCGTAGAGCGTTTCGTAGCGCTCCTGGTAGCGCTCCATCGCCTCCTTCGGCGTGCCGAAGACCGCGATGTCCTCTAGCATCCGGTCCGAGACGGCCGCCGTCATGGCCAGGTAGTCCTTGGCCGCGAAGGCCGAGCGGATCGCCGCGGTCTCCTCGGTGTAGCCGTTGAACTCCAGCATCGCGTCGGAGGCGCGTCGGGTGGCGTACGCGGCGATCTGCACCGCCGCGGCCCGCCGCGCCACCGCCGGGTCGTCGTCGACCGCGCAGATGATCATGCCGTTGACCGGCACGTCCTCCTCGCGGCCGGCCCGCCGCGCGCCCGCCGCCAGCGACGGGCGCACGACCTCCTCGATATAGCGGGGGGTGTACAGCGGGTGGCCCACCAGCCCGTCGGCGACCGCGCCCACCGCGCGCAGCATGGCCGGCTGCACGGCGGCCATGAGCACCGGAAGCGGACCGGCCGGCGGCGGGACGGACGGGTCGGCGGGCAGGTGACATTGGTAGAACCGGCCGTCATGGTCCACCGGTTGCTCGCTCAGGTGCCAGATCTCCCGCACCAGCCGCACGAACTCCTCGGCACGCGGGGCGGGATGGGGTTCCGACATGCCGTGCCAGTCCGACATCGACTGCGGGCTGCCGGTCCCGATGCCGAGCTGGAACCGGCCGTTGCTGAGATCGTCGAGCGACCGCGCGTCGGTGGCCAGGGTGAGCGGGCTGCGCCCGAACGCCCAGGCCACCCCTGAGCCCAGGCCGATCCGGGTGGTCGCCGCGGCCATCGAGGCCAGGGTCACGACGGCGGACCTGTTGTAGTACTCCGTGGTCCACACGGACGCGAAGCCGTGCCGCTCGGCCGTCACCGCGGCCTCGGTGACCAGCGCGACGTCACCGCCCTGCACGCTCAGCGCGGGGCGGCGGTTCAAGATCTTCTCCATGGTGAACTCCAGACTCCGGACGTTGTCTCACGGACGATCACGTGGACGGCGATGCTCCGCCGCGCGGGCGTGCCCACCGTCACCAGGTCACGGGCAGCTCGTAGATGCCGTAGAAGTTGGCGTCGTGTTTGAAGGGGATGCGGTCGAAGGGAACGGCGAGCCGGAGCCCCGGGATCTTGCGGAAGAGCGTGTCGTAGACGATCTCCAGCTCCAGCCGGGCCAGGTTCTCGCCGACGCAGCGGTGCGGCCCGTAGCCGAAGGCCAGGTGCTGGTGGGCGTCCCGGGAGATGTCCAGCCGGTCGGGATCGGCGAACACCCGCTCGTCGCGGTCGGCCGCGTTGCCCGCGACGATGATCCCGTCACCCGCCTTGATCAGCACATCGCCGACCCTGACGTCCTCCTTGGCGACCCGCGCGGTGACCGTCTCCACGATGGTGAAGTAGCGCAGCAGCTCCTCCACCGCCCGCGGCGTGCGCGACGGGTCGGCCGCGATGTCGGCGCGCACGTCCGGGTTCTGCAGCAGCGCGAGCACCCCGAGCGAGATCATGTTCGCGGTGGTGTCGTGCCCGGCCAGCAGGATCAGGAACGCCAGCCCCACCAGGTCCTCGTGGTCGGGTTCCGCTCCCTTCGCGCGGTGCTTGAGGATCTGCCGGCCGAGGAAGTCGTCGCCGGGGGCGCGCTCCTTGGCGGTCACCAACCGGTCCAGGTACGCCCGGAGTTCGCCGACCAGGGCGACCCGTTCCTGGTCGGTGGTGTCCCGCTGCAGCAGCCTTATCGACATCCGCTCGAACATCGGATGGTCGTCGTACGGGATGCCCAGGTGCTCGCAGATCACCAGCGTGGGCACCGGCAGCGCCAGCGCCTGCACCAGGTCCACCGGGCCGCCGTGCCGCAGTATGGCGTCCACGAACCGGTCCACGATGCGCTGGATGTACGGTCGCAGCACGCCGATGCTGCGAGTGGTGTACTCGCCGATGACGGATCGCCGGGCGCGCGCGTGCTCCTCGCCGTCCAGGGTGATCATCAGCGGGCGGGTCTGGGCGACCACTTGCCGGCCCTGGATGCCGCCGGGGAAGTTCGGATGCCGCCGGTCGGCGCTGAAGCGGCGGTCGCTGAGCACGACCTTCGCCTCCGGGTGGCCGGTGACCAGCCACAGTTCGAGACCGTCGGCCATCCGGACCCGGCTGACCGGCTCCTCCTTCGTCAGCCGCCGGTGTTCCGGCGGCGGGTCGAAGGGGTGCGCCCGTGGCGCGGGATACGCCGGTAGGGGCCTGACCGTCGTGTCGGACACGTCGTCACTCCTGTCTCCGGGCCGGTCCCGCGGCCCGGTGGTGGCGTTGCTCGGACGAGTCATCGCCCGGATGTACGCAAAAGAGTCGGCGGTTGTTCAGTTGCGGCGCTGTGCGCGTGCCCGGTGCCGTGGGGACGGCACCGGGCGGACTAACGATCTTCGGACGAAGAGGGAACGCGCGCCGTGGCCGCGACCGCCGCCGCCCTCACGCGGCGGCGGTCGCCGCCCGCTGTGCCGCGGCCACCGCCGCGGCCCGCCTGGCCCGCAGCAGCGATCGGGTCAGGAAGCACCCGGCGACCACCCCGACCAGGGCGAACGCCGCCATCCAGAAGGAGGAGACGGCCAGCGAGTGACCCGAGTCGTGCGGGGAGTAGGTACCGACCTTGGACAGGAAGAGGGTGCCGTAGGCGGCGACGCCGATCACCTGGCCGAGTTGCATGGTGGTGGTCACCAGGCCGCTCGCGTCGGGCGCGTTGGCCGGTTGCACGCCGGAAAGCGACTGTGCCACCAGGGGGCTCAGACCGCCGCCCAGACCGGCGCCGAGGACGCTCAGCACCACCCACAGCAGCACGTTGTTCCGCGCGCCGTCATGCATCGCCACGCCGAGACCGACGTACGAGACCGCGCACAGCGCCAGGCTGACCGGGCCGAGCAGCGGCTGGAAGGAGGACGGCAGCCGGCGCCAGTAGAAGCCGACCAGGCCGAACACCACCGACATCGGGACGAAGGTGAGACCGGCCCGCAGCGCGCTGAAGTGCAGGCCGTACTGCATGTGCAGGGCGAACACGAACAGGAAGCCGCCATAGGGGATCATCGAGCCGGTCAGGGTCAGCATCGCGGCGCCCAGGCCCGGCGAGCGCAGCACGTCGAGCCGCATCAGCGGTGCGCCGCCACGGGCCGCGACACGCTGCTCCACGGGCACGAAGACCGCGGCGAGCAGCACGCCGACCGCCATGCAGACGAACGTCCAGGCCGGCCAGCTCTCCTCGTGCCCGAGCACCAGCGGCAGCACGATCAGGAAGACCGCGGGCACCGCGATCGACAGGCCGGCCAGGTCCAGTTTCGCGCCGCCGCGCGGGGCGTCGGCCGGCACCAGGCGCGGCACCATCGCGACGACCAGCAGCCCGATCGGCACGTTGAGGAAGAAGATCGGCCGCCAGGTGTAACCGGCGATGTCGGCGTTGACGATCACACCGCCGAGCACCATGCCGAGCACGCTGCCCAGCGCGAGCACCGAGGCGTAGCCGCTCAGCGCGCGGGCCCGCTCCTTACCCTCGAAGCGCATCTGGATGACGCTGAGGATCTGCGGGACGAGCAGCGCGGCGGCGGCGCCCTGCACGAACCGGAACACCACCAGCGTCGTGGTGTTCGGCGCCAGGCCGCAGACGAGGGAGGACCCGGTGAAGCCGATGGTGCCCCACAGGTACATCGTCCGCCGCCCGAACATGGCGCCCAGGCGCGCACCGGTGATCAGCAGCATGGCATAGGCGACGGTGTATCCGGCGACCACGAGTTGCAGTGATGCCCCGGACGCGTCCAGATCCCGGCCGATGGTGGGCATGGCGACGTTGACGATGCTGACGTCCAGCAGGGCCATGAACTGACCGAGCAGCAGCACGATGAGCATCAGCCACCGGCGGTCGTTCTGCGGCGGCGCGGAAGAGATCGTTCCGGCCGCTGTCTGGGATCTCGTGAACATACCGATCACGGTGACACGTGAGGCGTATGTGCAAGTAGAGCGCGCTTACACTGTTACTGCCACTACCATTGTCAGGAGCGCCCGGTGCATTCGCTGCTGAGCAAAGGGAGCCATGGGGACTGTCGCTGCGACGCCGGGACTTCAGCCGTCCGGACTCATCCGCGAGCGAAGGATTCATCCATGAGCAGCCCCAGCGCACTGGCCGAGACCACCGGTGCGGACGCCGCTGCGCGTCGCAGATCCGAACTCGGACAGTTCCTCAAAGCCTGTCGTGCCCGCCGAACACCCCAGGAAGCAGGGCTGCCGCCCGGCACACGGCGGCGCACCACCGGCCTGCGCCGAGAGGAGGTGGCGATGCTCGCGGGCGTGGGGTTCACCTGGTACAGCTGGCTGGAACAGGGCCTGCCCATCAACGTCAGCAGCCAGGTCCTCGACGCCGTCGCCAGGACCCTGGCCATGGACCACGCCGAACGGCGCCACCTGTACCGCCTCGCCGACGCCACACCCGAGCGCGCCGGTGTCAACACCGCAGTGGTGACACCGGAGTTGAGGGCTGTCATCGACAACCTCGACCCGCTGCCCGCGGTGCTGGTCAACGGCCGGTTCGACGTCGTCGCCACCAACGAGGCGCACGACGACATGCTCTGGCAGTGGCACTCGATGCCGTGCGTCCACAAGAACACGCTGTGGTGCCACCTCACCGAGCCGCTGGCCCGCGAGAAGCTGCTCAACTACGACGAGGAGATCCCCTACGCGGTGGCCCGGCTGCGGGCCGACTACGCCCGGCACGTGGGCGAACCGGAATGGGAGGGCGACCTGCGCCGGCTGATGTCCATCAGCGAGGAGTTCACCGAGCTGTGGGAGCGGCACGAAGTGGCCGGGCCGGAGACCCGGGTGCGCCGGCTGTCCAACCACGACGCGGGCGAACTCACCCTGATCGTCAGTGAGTTGGCGGTCGCTGTGGCGCCGGGCATGCGCATCGAGGTGTACACCCCGGCCGACGAGGACAACCGTGAGCGGCTGAAACTGACCCGCGGCCGCTCCCGTGCCGCCTCCGGGGAAGCGCGCGAGCTCCAGTACTGACGTCCTGTCGGCAGACGGCTCGTCAGGCGCCGTGCGCCTCCGCACGGTACGGCGCGGTACGGCGCGGCCGGGCACCACCGCGGGGGCCGGGGTGCGACGAGGACGACGACGCAGTGGCGTATGAGACCGCGCGATGGGGCGGCGCACGGCGGGGGGAACGACGGAGGGGGCGGCGCGGCTGGGGCGGCGCCCGATCACAGGGCGCGGCGGCGGACCGCGGCGAGCGGCGCCGCCGACGCCAGCGCGACGGCGTGGCCCGCGGGGGCGGGCAGCGAGGTCAGGTACGGGGACTCGGCCGGCCAGCCGGGGACGCCCGGGGCGGCGGCGCGGTGGCCGGAGACATCGATGCGCGGCGGCGGTGCGGCAAGGCCGAGGGCGGCCAGCTTCATCGCCGCCTCCTTGCGCACCCACGCGGCCAGGAACGCCGCGCGCCGCGCGTGCGCGGGGAGCTTGAGATAGGCGGCGTGCTCGGCGGGCGTCAGCGCCGCCGCCGCGAGCCCGTCCGCGTCCTGGCCCGGCGCCAGCGCGTCGATGTCCGCGCCGATCAGCCCGGCGCGGGAGGCGGCGGCGCGCGGGTGCGGGCGCGCGCGGGGGCCCGGGGCGGTGTCCGGGCTGCCGGCCGTGTCGCAGGCGGCGGCGTCCCGGCCGCGTGCGGCGCCCGGCGCGGGAGGGGCGTCCGCGCTGGGACGGGTCTGCGGCGTGCGGCCGGTGTCCGGCGCCGGAGGGGTCTTCGCGGTGGGACGGGTGTCCGGCGCCGGACCGGTGTTCGCGGCGACCACCGCCATCAGCAGCCAGCGCGCGGTGTGCGAGACCGAGTAGTCCACGGGGGCGCCGGGGATGCGCGGGCGGCCGTGGCGCGGGTCGCCGCAGTGCGCGCAGGAGCGGTCCACGGCCAGCTCGCCGGGCGCGGCGTCCAGGTAGCGGGCGGCGACGAGGCGCTGCGCCCCGCGCGAGGTGAGGAAGACCGCCGCGGCCGGGCTCGCGCCCAGCGCCGCCAGCCGCTCGCGCTCGGCGTCGGAGAGCAGGCACTCCCACCGCGGCCGCGGCCGCACCTCCACCAGCCACACGTCGCACACGCCGGGACGCGGCGGCGCGATCCGGGAGGCGTGCGGCGCGGCCTGCGCCGCCGTCACCGTGCCTCCCGGTGCGCCGCGCGCCGCGACCGGTCCGCGGGCGGTCGTGCGACGGCGGGCGCTCCCGAACCGCCGAGCGCTCGGGGGTCGTCGGACGAGCCGGAGCCGGCCGTCGGCCCGTCCGTTCGTTCGGCGCGGGTCCGTTCGGCGCGGGTCCGTTCGGCGTCCGCCCGTTCCGCGCGCGCCGTCGCACGACCGCCGGTGTCCGCCGTCGCGCCCGCCAGCGCCCGCGTCGTCGCCCCGCCGGCCGCCACCCCGTCCACTGTCGCCAGCAAGTGCCGTACGGCCGCGGCCAGTTGCGCGTCCTGGACCGGCGTCGGGCCCTGCGGCGGGACCTCCACCACGATGTCCGGGTCGACGCCGCGGTTCTCCAGCCCCGCGCCCACCCCCGAGAAGTAGTAGGCGAACTCCGGCTGCGTGGTGACCGTGCCGTCGACCAGCTCGTGCCGCGGCCAGGTGGCGATCGTGCCGCCCCAGGTGCGGGTGCCGATCAGCGGCCCGAGACCGCGCTCGCGGAACATGTGGCAGAAGATCTCGCCGTCCGACCCCGTCTGCTCGTTGACCAGCGCCACCATCGGGCCGCGCGGCGACTCCAGCGGGTACGGCACCTCGCCGCTCCACCGGCCGTGCTCCGCGCCGGCCCGCCGCCGCGACAGCCGGTCGAGCAGCAGCGGCGAGGCGTGCCCGCCGCCGTTGAACCGCACGTCCACCACCAGGCCCTCCCGGTCCAGGCCGGTCAGGAACTGCCCGACGAAGTCCGCGTACCCGGTCCTGAACATGTCCGGCACGTGCAGGTACGCCAGACGGCCGCCGGACG from Actinacidiphila sp. DG2A-62 includes:
- a CDS encoding helix-turn-helix transcriptional regulator yields the protein MSSPSALAETTGADAAARRRSELGQFLKACRARRTPQEAGLPPGTRRRTTGLRREEVAMLAGVGFTWYSWLEQGLPINVSSQVLDAVARTLAMDHAERRHLYRLADATPERAGVNTAVVTPELRAVIDNLDPLPAVLVNGRFDVVATNEAHDDMLWQWHSMPCVHKNTLWCHLTEPLAREKLLNYDEEIPYAVARLRADYARHVGEPEWEGDLRRLMSISEEFTELWERHEVAGPETRVRRLSNHDAGELTLIVSELAVAVAPGMRIEVYTPADEDNRERLKLTRGRSRAASGEARELQY
- a CDS encoding cytochrome P450, producing the protein MSDTTVRPLPAYPAPRAHPFDPPPEHRRLTKEEPVSRVRMADGLELWLVTGHPEAKVVLSDRRFSADRRHPNFPGGIQGRQVVAQTRPLMITLDGEEHARARRSVIGEYTTRSIGVLRPYIQRIVDRFVDAILRHGGPVDLVQALALPVPTLVICEHLGIPYDDHPMFERMSIRLLQRDTTDQERVALVGELRAYLDRLVTAKERAPGDDFLGRQILKHRAKGAEPDHEDLVGLAFLILLAGHDTTANMISLGVLALLQNPDVRADIAADPSRTPRAVEELLRYFTIVETVTARVAKEDVRVGDVLIKAGDGIIVAGNAADRDERVFADPDRLDISRDAHQHLAFGYGPHRCVGENLARLELEIVYDTLFRKIPGLRLAVPFDRIPFKHDANFYGIYELPVTW
- a CDS encoding 4'-phosphopantetheinyl transferase family protein; the protein is MTAAQAAPHASRIAPPRPGVCDVWLVEVRPRPRWECLLSDAERERLAALGASPAAAVFLTSRGAQRLVAARYLDAAPGELAVDRSCAHCGDPRHGRPRIPGAPVDYSVSHTARWLLMAVVAANTGPAPDTRPTAKTPPAPDTGRTPQTRPSADAPPAPGAARGRDAAACDTAGSPDTAPGPRARPHPRAAASRAGLIGADIDALAPGQDADGLAAAALTPAEHAAYLKLPAHARRAAFLAAWVRKEAAMKLAALGLAAPPPRIDVSGHRAAAPGVPGWPAESPYLTSLPAPAGHAVALASAAPLAAVRRRAL
- a CDS encoding MFS transporter, whose product is MFTRSQTAAGTISSAPPQNDRRWLMLIVLLLGQFMALLDVSIVNVAMPTIGRDLDASGASLQLVVAGYTVAYAMLLITGARLGAMFGRRTMYLWGTIGFTGSSLVCGLAPNTTTLVVFRFVQGAAAALLVPQILSVIQMRFEGKERARALSGYASVLALGSVLGMVLGGVIVNADIAGYTWRPIFFLNVPIGLLVVAMVPRLVPADAPRGGAKLDLAGLSIAVPAVFLIVLPLVLGHEESWPAWTFVCMAVGVLLAAVFVPVEQRVAARGGAPLMRLDVLRSPGLGAAMLTLTGSMIPYGGFLFVFALHMQYGLHFSALRAGLTFVPMSVVFGLVGFYWRRLPSSFQPLLGPVSLALCAVSYVGLGVAMHDGARNNVLLWVVLSVLGAGLGGGLSPLVAQSLSGVQPANAPDASGLVTTTMQLGQVIGVAAYGTLFLSKVGTYSPHDSGHSLAVSSFWMAAFALVGVVAGCFLTRSLLRARRAAAVAAAQRAATAAA
- a CDS encoding LLM class flavin-dependent oxidoreductase codes for the protein MEKILNRRPALSVQGGDVALVTEAAVTAERHGFASVWTTEYYNRSAVVTLASMAAATTRIGLGSGVAWAFGRSPLTLATDARSLDDLSNGRFQLGIGTGSPQSMSDWHGMSEPHPAPRAEEFVRLVREIWHLSEQPVDHDGRFYQCHLPADPSVPPPAGPLPVLMAAVQPAMLRAVGAVADGLVGHPLYTPRYIEEVVRPSLAAGARRAGREEDVPVNGMIICAVDDDPAVARRAAAVQIAAYATRRASDAMLEFNGYTEETAAIRSAFAAKDYLAMTAAVSDRMLEDIAVFGTPKEAMERYQERYETLYEQPMLYSPNAALPTAYLRDNIQALCETFAYVEDRAED